Proteins from one Gimesia maris genomic window:
- the scpB gene encoding SMC-Scp complex subunit ScpB, translating to MLHRDSLPYCSFNRDRTVSASASLASPVRQTSANAFRWNFLIRSQLDHQLQFHSGSDVETRRTLKMAKVEAVLFVADSALSTRKIAQLATLANASEARELIDQLNAALEATHSAFHIKRVATGYQMMTQPQFSFWLNKLHQRQAALKLSSPAMETLAIVVYRQPITRADIESIRGVQSAEMLKQLMDRGLVRIGGKDDSLGRPFLYESTRKFLEIFGLKNLDDLPMGETLRIRPEKPGQPVAQTEEETDLESAAEEVSEEHETAEIAEDADDDLSAA from the coding sequence ATGCTGCATCGCGACTCGCTTCCATATTGCTCCTTCAACAGAGACAGGACGGTCTCGGCGTCTGCCAGTCTCGCCTCTCCAGTCCGGCAGACATCAGCGAATGCCTTTCGCTGGAATTTTTTAATCCGTTCCCAGCTGGATCATCAGCTGCAGTTTCATTCCGGTTCGGACGTTGAAACCCGACGGACCTTAAAGATGGCAAAAGTGGAAGCAGTGCTTTTCGTAGCCGACAGTGCACTTTCCACAAGGAAAATAGCGCAACTGGCAACTCTTGCCAATGCCAGTGAAGCCAGAGAACTGATTGACCAGCTCAATGCGGCACTCGAAGCGACACACTCCGCGTTTCACATCAAACGTGTCGCAACTGGCTACCAGATGATGACACAACCGCAATTTTCCTTCTGGCTGAACAAACTACACCAGAGACAGGCGGCCCTCAAACTCTCTTCTCCCGCCATGGAAACACTGGCCATCGTTGTGTATCGACAACCCATTACCCGCGCCGACATTGAATCAATCCGGGGTGTCCAGAGCGCTGAAATGTTAAAGCAGTTAATGGATCGTGGACTGGTCAGAATCGGTGGAAAAGATGACTCACTTGGTCGACCGTTTCTATATGAGTCGACACGCAAATTTCTGGAAATTTTCGGGCTGAAAAACCTGGATGACTTACCTATGGGCGAAACTCTACGGATCAGACCCGAAAAGCCGGGACAACCAGTCGCTCAGACCGAAGAAGAAACAGACCTGGAATCTGCTGCCGAAGAAGTGAGCGAAGAGCACGAGACGGCGGAAATTGCGGAAGACGCAGATGATGATCTTTCTGCTGCCTGA